One window of the Rosa rugosa chromosome 3, drRosRugo1.1, whole genome shotgun sequence genome contains the following:
- the LOC133738964 gene encoding B-box zinc finger protein 20-like, whose amino-acid sequence MKIRCDVCDKAEATVFCSADEAALCDVCDRRVHHANKLASKHKRFFLLQPTCKDSPHCDICQERRGFFFCQEDRAILCRECDHSIHNANEHTKKHNRFLLAGVKLSADSTLYPTSSSSCSTFSDDIVIINSSDHARVASKSSTKRPRTRCNEQKLSSSSYKVEENCSISDNGSVISTNSISEYLMGDQITEWRVEDLLDVSFEFDGFYEVGSAPYM is encoded by the exons ATGAAGATCCGGTGCGATGTGTGTGACAAAGCTGAGGCCACTGTGTTCTGCTCAGCTGATGAAGCAGCTCTCTGCGATGTCTGTGATCGCCGTGTTCACCATGCAAATAAGCTTGCAAGCAAACACAAGCGCTTCTTTCTTCTCCAACCAACTTGCAAAGACTCCCCTCATTGTGATATCTGTCAG GAAAGGCGCGGATTCTTCTTCTGTCAAGAAGACAGAGCAATTCTTTGCAGGGAATGTGACCATTCAATCCACAACGCCAATGAACACACTAAGAAACACAACAGGTTTCTTCTCGCTGGTGTAAAGCTCTCTGCTGATTCTACTCTGTATCcaacttcatcatcatcatgctCTACCTTCTCTGATGACATAGTCATCATCAACAGTAGTGATCATGCAAGAGTAGCCTCCAAGTCATCAACAAAGAGACCTAGAACAAGATGCAATGAACAAAAATTGTCATCCTCATCATATAAGGTAGAGGAGAATTGTTCTATCAGTGACAATGGTTCGGTGATTTCAACAAACAGCATATCCGAGTACTTGATGGGAGACCAGATCACCGAGTGGCGTGTGGAAGACCTTCTTGATGTCTCATTTGAATTTGATGGTTTCTATGAGGTTGGAAGTGCACCTTACATGTAG